One Rhodococcus jostii RHA1 DNA window includes the following coding sequences:
- a CDS encoding C40 family peptidase: protein MDFASIIVGVAVAGASAAQGGGVDPAITDSVTSVAQELPPALAQYVPDPQPYLDDAARAVQQAQEQLPAEWQAEIEDAIPPEVQDAAAGAREQLPPEAQGLIPEVVLPAPSPELRPAGGVTHPAGPAAQAPSSDPQQETKPVVLPPVVSGAPTTAAGIPSLTGMLAPTAISDLTFDPRFPRNLEFARAVIEAAMRAIGLPYQWGGGLLAGPSMGDGTGGATAGYDCSGLTRFAYYIGTGGTKVLPRTSQEQFRAGQQISMDQAQPGDLLFGNWQADGANHVAIYLGGGKMLEAPQTGQLVQISAVRPDMVPARFL, encoded by the coding sequence ATGGATTTCGCATCGATCATCGTCGGCGTCGCAGTGGCCGGCGCATCAGCTGCCCAGGGCGGCGGAGTGGACCCCGCGATCACCGACAGCGTCACGTCGGTCGCACAGGAACTACCGCCCGCTCTCGCCCAGTATGTCCCGGACCCGCAGCCCTATCTCGACGACGCGGCCCGGGCAGTGCAGCAGGCGCAGGAGCAGTTGCCCGCCGAGTGGCAAGCCGAGATCGAGGACGCCATTCCACCGGAAGTCCAGGATGCCGCTGCAGGCGCCAGGGAACAGCTCCCGCCCGAGGCGCAGGGCCTGATTCCCGAGGTGGTCCTGCCCGCCCCCAGTCCGGAACTCCGGCCCGCCGGCGGTGTCACCCACCCGGCAGGCCCCGCAGCTCAGGCACCGTCATCGGATCCGCAGCAGGAGACGAAGCCGGTAGTTCTGCCTCCTGTCGTCAGCGGAGCACCCACCACTGCGGCCGGCATCCCCTCCCTGACAGGGATGCTCGCCCCGACCGCAATCAGTGATCTGACCTTCGATCCCCGCTTTCCCCGCAACCTCGAGTTCGCGCGTGCGGTCATCGAAGCGGCGATGCGTGCGATCGGATTGCCCTACCAATGGGGCGGCGGCCTTCTCGCCGGACCGTCGATGGGCGACGGCACCGGAGGAGCTACCGCCGGCTATGACTGCTCCGGGCTCACTCGCTTCGCCTACTACATCGGTACCGGCGGCACGAAGGTCTTGCCGCGAACCTCACAGGAACAGTTCCGGGCAGGCCAGCAGATCAGCATGGACCAAGCCCAGCCCGGTGACCTGCTGTTCGGGAACTGGCAGGCAGACGGGGCCAACCACGTCGCGATCTACCTCGGTGGCGGAAAAATGCTCGAGGCACCGCAGACCGGGCAGCTCGTCCAGATCAGCGCCGTCCGTCCGGACATGGTGCCCGCCCGCTTCCTGTGA